A single window of Chloracidobacterium sp. DNA harbors:
- a CDS encoding LPS-assembly protein LptD: MRFFNLFIVFSLVVVAATLASAQQSNPVERQVANPITDTPNINPISAEQSVAQPKPKKKSGVEQEGGNNEIVVYSDRQTVEGEKGKRIIVHIGNVDVRYGIYRMQADKITIYETENKMDAEGSVIFDQGDDQRITGARGIWNYQTKLGYFVDSTGFTNQTNDGTVIYFTADRVERVGANELVITKGKFTACEEAVPKWSFTADQARISIKDKLKLKNAKFRIKDIPLLYLPYASIPIKEKDRSSGFLTPSFAYSANKGFRLSTAYYQTLGNSADVVLRGDIYSNRGIGYGMDVRTRANSRSYFDFGFYAVKDRIFGPNADTSHPDQGGSIIYAQGVHYFQNGFTASADVRLTSNLAFRQVFSDGIQQIISPIEVSQVFVNKSWNNYTLNLLTRSQVISIPNVRIKTRNLPSVNFEKRPSMLSFLNGVYFSFKTSLEGVSRREDVDDPILYQQMTGGRPVSTPALGQRLDFYPQITAPFRTKYVNFTLSAAARATYYSNSFDVSRRVVGRDLIRKYGEFQLDVRPVALARNFYGKDKSFRFRHVIEPFLTYRFVKGVDNFNRIIRFDYIDTITDTNELEYGVTNRIYTRRYSEAITKDAQEKLRLTSEPSTGKAKPLAVQPYEIFALTIRGKYFFDKSFGGALIAGQRNQIEAITALSYYTFGGVQRRFSPLSIDATYRPQRTIFVNSRMDVGVQGDGLRAISATVGYDTKLLKIFQTFYYTRAVTLIPTLLPYSNSAGKEAGTLRGSQWSPSIFIGNRDKGWYGGTSLFFDFQNRRAAKSSPLISSLYTIGYAYDCCSLALQYYTFNVGVRSENRWALSFRLNGIGAFGTEQFGQGIR; this comes from the coding sequence GGGCGAAAAGGGAAAGCGCATAATCGTCCATATAGGGAATGTGGACGTGCGATACGGGATCTACCGAATGCAGGCGGACAAGATCACGATCTATGAGACCGAAAATAAAATGGATGCCGAAGGTAGCGTTATTTTTGATCAAGGTGACGACCAACGCATAACAGGCGCTCGAGGGATTTGGAATTATCAAACGAAGCTTGGATATTTTGTAGATTCGACCGGATTTACGAACCAGACGAATGATGGGACGGTAATCTATTTTACGGCTGACCGGGTTGAGCGCGTAGGTGCCAATGAATTGGTTATAACGAAGGGGAAGTTTACCGCCTGCGAAGAGGCCGTGCCGAAGTGGAGTTTTACCGCCGATCAAGCAAGGATCAGTATTAAGGACAAACTGAAGCTGAAAAACGCTAAGTTCCGTATTAAGGATATACCTCTACTCTATCTGCCGTATGCGTCCATCCCCATTAAAGAGAAAGACCGAAGTTCAGGGTTTTTGACTCCGTCATTCGCCTATTCAGCGAACAAGGGGTTCCGCCTATCGACCGCGTACTATCAAACTCTCGGAAACAGCGCAGATGTCGTACTTCGTGGCGATATTTACAGCAATCGGGGTATCGGGTACGGAATGGACGTCAGGACGCGGGCAAATTCGCGTTCATATTTTGATTTTGGATTTTATGCTGTAAAGGATCGGATATTTGGTCCGAATGCTGATACGTCACATCCGGATCAGGGCGGGTCGATCATATACGCTCAGGGTGTACACTATTTTCAAAACGGGTTCACGGCATCCGCGGATGTGCGATTGACGTCGAACCTTGCTTTCCGACAGGTATTTTCGGATGGAATTCAACAGATAATTTCGCCGATCGAGGTTTCGCAGGTCTTTGTGAACAAGAGTTGGAACAACTACACGTTAAATTTGTTGACGCGTTCGCAGGTGATCTCAATTCCGAATGTACGTATCAAGACCCGTAATTTGCCAAGTGTAAATTTTGAGAAGCGGCCATCGATGCTGTCATTCCTCAATGGCGTCTATTTCTCGTTCAAGACCAGTCTTGAAGGAGTTTCAAGGCGCGAAGACGTTGACGACCCTATTCTCTATCAGCAAATGACGGGTGGGCGACCGGTATCTACGCCTGCTCTGGGCCAGCGCCTTGATTTCTATCCACAGATCACGGCTCCGTTTCGTACAAAATACGTCAACTTTACTCTGTCTGCGGCGGCTAGGGCGACGTACTATTCCAATTCGTTTGACGTTTCTAGAAGAGTTGTCGGACGCGATCTGATTCGCAAGTACGGCGAATTCCAGCTTGATGTCAGACCGGTTGCACTAGCCAGGAATTTTTACGGAAAAGACAAATCATTTCGGTTTCGGCACGTGATCGAACCCTTTCTGACTTACCGGTTTGTTAAAGGAGTTGATAACTTTAACAGGATCATCCGTTTCGACTACATTGATACCATAACGGACACTAACGAGCTTGAATATGGCGTAACGAATCGTATATACACGCGGCGCTATTCTGAAGCGATCACGAAAGATGCTCAGGAAAAACTCAGGTTGACGTCGGAACCCTCGACAGGTAAAGCGAAGCCTCTTGCGGTTCAGCCCTATGAGATATTTGCTCTAACAATTCGAGGCAAGTATTTTTTCGACAAGTCGTTCGGCGGGGCTCTTATAGCGGGCCAACGTAATCAGATCGAAGCGATCACTGCGTTGAGCTATTACACCTTTGGTGGTGTTCAGCGTCGCTTTTCGCCTTTGAGTATCGATGCTACATATCGACCGCAGCGGACGATCTTTGTAAATTCGCGAATGGACGTCGGAGTTCAGGGCGACGGTTTGCGGGCGATCTCGGCAACCGTTGGTTACGATACAAAACTATTGAAGATATTCCAGACTTTTTACTACACTCGCGCAGTAACCCTTATTCCGACACTTTTGCCTTACTCGAACAGCGCCGGCAAAGAGGCGGGAACGTTGCGTGGATCACAGTGGAGTCCATCGATATTTATTGGAAATCGCGATAAGGGGTGGTACGGCGGCACATCACTATTCTTTGATTTTCAGAATCGTCGAGCCGCAAAATCATCTCCGCTTATCAGCTCGCTCTACACGATCGGCTATGCTTACGACTGCTGTTCATTAGCCTTGCAATATTATACTTTCAATGTCGGCGTCCGCAGCGAGAACCGATGGGCTCTCAGTTTTCGACTTAATGGCATCGGTGCCTTCGGAACGGAACAGTTCGGTCAAGGGATCAGGTAG
- a CDS encoding fused MFS/spermidine synthase — translation MDLPNKLRTFTLEGTVFICGAMVMTFEIIGSRILSPYIGASTYVWTSLIGVILGSLSFGYWLGGRLADRKPDIKILSSVIFFAGGLIAITVLVKEIVLSLVATAPVGIELRSLIASILLFAPASVALGIVTPYSIKLRLDSLSDTGKTVGRLYALSTIGSILGTFAAGFVLIPFVGSLRTLYGIAGILIVVSIVLAPFSATRRNLAVLIIFAFSIVSSEVNAYILYRASDLYDIDTEYSRVQIFQTTDPKTGKPIRALATDPYFTQSAMFLDSEEPALEYSRFYHLARHFSPDFAKVLVIGGAGYSVPKDFIRRYEDVKVDVVEIDPNMTAIARRFFRLENNDRLRIVHEDARTFLNANKSGSYDVILMDAFGSLFTVPYQLTTIEAVREISRSLKDNGLVIINLGSALKGPGSEFLQAELATYKSVFPQVSVYKVNSEYEDERLQNLMIVATRSTQGQSYASPDPEMSQLMQNRYVGDIPQTLPIITDDLAPVEFYNSIAQNRYLQERLK, via the coding sequence ATGGATCTACCAAATAAGCTGCGCACATTTACTTTGGAGGGTACTGTTTTCATTTGCGGTGCGATGGTAATGACCTTCGAGATCATCGGCTCACGAATACTCTCGCCATATATTGGGGCGTCAACATATGTTTGGACTAGTTTGATAGGCGTAATACTTGGCAGTCTGAGTTTCGGTTACTGGCTAGGTGGTCGACTCGCCGACCGAAAACCCGATATCAAGATATTGTCATCCGTTATATTTTTTGCCGGTGGTTTGATCGCCATTACGGTACTGGTCAAGGAGATAGTCCTGTCGCTGGTTGCCACTGCGCCTGTAGGAATCGAATTGCGGTCACTTATTGCGTCGATACTACTTTTTGCACCGGCAAGCGTAGCACTTGGAATCGTTACGCCATATTCCATCAAGCTTCGGTTGGATTCGCTTTCAGATACGGGCAAAACCGTTGGCCGATTATACGCACTCTCCACCATCGGAAGCATTTTAGGTACATTCGCCGCGGGGTTCGTCCTAATTCCGTTTGTCGGAAGTCTGCGAACCCTTTATGGAATTGCCGGAATACTCATCGTCGTATCGATAGTACTCGCCCCGTTCTCTGCCACACGACGAAACCTAGCGGTATTGATAATATTTGCTTTTTCGATAGTGTCCAGCGAGGTCAACGCCTATATTCTTTACCGTGCAAGCGATCTCTATGATATTGACACTGAATATAGCCGCGTGCAGATTTTTCAAACGACCGACCCGAAAACGGGAAAGCCGATTAGAGCTTTGGCCACCGATCCGTATTTCACCCAATCCGCAATGTTTCTGGACAGTGAAGAACCGGCCCTAGAATACAGTCGATTCTATCATTTGGCCCGCCATTTCTCTCCTGACTTCGCAAAGGTGCTCGTGATCGGAGGCGCCGGTTATTCGGTGCCAAAGGACTTTATTCGTCGCTACGAAGACGTCAAGGTCGATGTAGTTGAGATCGACCCGAATATGACCGCGATCGCCCGCCGTTTTTTTCGATTGGAAAACAATGATCGTTTGCGGATCGTGCACGAGGATGCACGCACGTTTCTGAATGCAAACAAGTCCGGTAGTTACGATGTAATTCTAATGGATGCGTTCGGGTCGCTGTTCACAGTTCCCTATCAATTGACTACGATCGAAGCAGTTCGTGAGATCAGTCGTTCTCTGAAAGATAATGGCCTTGTGATCATAAACCTCGGCTCCGCACTCAAAGGCCCGGGCAGCGAATTTTTGCAAGCGGAATTGGCAACCTACAAGAGTGTGTTTCCTCAAGTAAGCGTCTATAAGGTGAATAGTGAGTATGAGGACGAACGCTTGCAGAATCTGATGATCGTCGCGACACGTTCGACGCAAGGACAATCATATGCGTCACCCGACCCGGAAATGTCACAATTGATGCAAAATCGATACGTCGGTGATATTCCTCAAACATTGCCGATCATCACGGACGATCTCGCTCCGGTAGAATTTTATAACTCGATCGCGCAAAATCGCTATCTTCAGGAACGGCTTAAATAG
- a CDS encoding PD40 domain-containing protein: MSNSGAESFAGGISGDGRFVVFESRGNLATENPRNADYNPEIFLFDYAQRRIFQLTDTKSVLIDTTKALTFDNIRVEIVNTRPVISNDGKWIAFSSNATTSTPTTPDATNPGSFDGNTYTLPTPSPSPSPSPSPGANPLTSDGNTEIWLYQIPSIAPVADLSAGEEIPLTDLAGGTFIRVTNSLPSQLPRPATSTTGAYIADDNHDASISDDGSAIAFVSTRDLVPSVGNPFPAEDNDEIFTFVHSISPRGTADNIGGGATLSQVTKTPRGQISNPIYNKNPTIAGDGLRVAFASTGDNPIVGMTGGVNPLASRNEEIFYADLNVSGAPAGTKKQVTTTTSTNLGDPVNILDLGRRMSRDGKYIAFDSYADLANENSGTNYTSFALYLYDVVANTFRRIGSRSDADAQAQGGDVLHYPGFTDYGITGEPATLMLETRMNIKPDGTIPTNPVDGLNNTTERQSQLYSFPLGVPAATATFTRLSRFPVPVSFISSSQPITSNSSKRFVFNLALTELGLGNPDLQSEVYYMVTPTVTNQSSITANFATGATNIPVSPTIVPTPSPTATPSPTPTPSPTPTPTPSPTPSGSPTPTPVPSPTPTPQTPAAVHGLAPGMQAIMNYQASFDRAIVARTAVGSLERSFTLPIELSGVSLTINGVACGLSSVGRHKIEFVLPTSLASSSAGTVYSMVLNNNGVQMKTDVTLVPARPDIFNVAGIIAPGGRAKIENVTNRVHTTEPFTVTTLRIRPPGRTATVLRVYLTGAQNSIVGNTSVRVGEFGLLPTTIQSNAVMVAPGVYTIDFLLDKGMDMGGDQPIIVTIFLDGVAYTSRLDDTTSFFKIL, translated from the coding sequence TTGTCCAATTCAGGAGCCGAGTCATTTGCGGGCGGTATAAGCGGTGACGGCAGATTTGTCGTATTCGAGTCGCGTGGAAATCTGGCAACGGAAAACCCACGAAACGCGGACTATAATCCGGAAATATTTCTTTTTGATTACGCTCAACGCCGAATATTTCAGTTAACGGATACGAAGAGTGTCTTGATCGATACTACCAAGGCTCTTACTTTCGACAATATTCGCGTCGAGATCGTCAATACGCGTCCGGTGATCAGTAATGACGGCAAGTGGATCGCGTTTTCATCCAATGCCACAACCTCCACCCCGACAACACCTGATGCGACAAATCCGGGAAGTTTTGACGGCAACACGTACACATTGCCAACGCCGAGTCCATCGCCAAGCCCGTCCCCAAGTCCAGGTGCAAATCCGCTGACGAGTGACGGCAATACTGAGATCTGGCTATATCAAATACCATCAATCGCTCCGGTTGCGGATCTTTCGGCTGGCGAAGAGATTCCGTTAACAGATCTGGCGGGCGGAACTTTTATTAGGGTTACGAATTCACTTCCGAGTCAATTACCGCGGCCGGCAACGTCAACAACCGGTGCATACATCGCTGATGACAATCACGATGCCAGTATAAGTGATGATGGCTCGGCGATCGCCTTTGTTTCGACTCGGGATCTAGTCCCATCAGTTGGAAACCCCTTTCCGGCTGAGGATAATGACGAGATCTTCACATTTGTCCACAGCATTTCGCCCCGCGGCACGGCCGATAACATTGGCGGCGGAGCGACCCTTTCGCAGGTAACGAAAACGCCTCGCGGCCAGATCTCTAATCCGATATACAACAAGAATCCGACTATAGCTGGTGATGGGCTCCGTGTAGCTTTTGCTAGTACGGGCGACAATCCGATTGTCGGGATGACCGGCGGAGTTAACCCATTGGCAAGCCGCAATGAGGAGATATTTTACGCAGACCTTAATGTTTCCGGTGCTCCGGCAGGAACTAAAAAACAGGTAACGACGACAACGTCCACAAATTTAGGCGATCCGGTCAACATTCTGGACCTCGGACGTAGAATGAGCCGTGATGGCAAATACATCGCGTTCGATAGCTATGCTGACCTCGCAAATGAGAACAGCGGAACGAACTATACCTCATTTGCATTGTATTTATACGACGTCGTAGCAAACACATTCCGACGGATCGGATCTCGCAGCGACGCAGATGCTCAAGCTCAGGGCGGGGACGTGTTACATTACCCCGGCTTTACAGATTATGGGATTACCGGTGAACCGGCCACTCTGATGTTGGAAACCCGTATGAACATAAAGCCTGACGGCACAATTCCGACGAACCCTGTCGATGGCCTGAATAATACGACCGAACGACAGTCACAACTTTATTCATTTCCTTTAGGAGTGCCTGCTGCGACTGCAACATTTACTCGACTTAGTAGGTTTCCGGTACCGGTATCGTTTATCTCATCGTCGCAGCCGATCACGAGCAATTCATCGAAACGCTTTGTTTTCAATCTTGCATTGACTGAGTTGGGCCTTGGTAATCCGGACCTGCAATCTGAGGTTTATTATATGGTCACCCCGACGGTGACAAATCAGTCGTCGATAACAGCGAACTTCGCAACAGGGGCGACGAACATTCCAGTTTCGCCAACGATAGTGCCGACCCCTAGCCCGACGGCTACACCGAGTCCGACGCCGACACCTTCGCCGACCCCAACCCCGACGCCTTCGCCGACGCCGTCCGGGTCGCCGACGCCAACCCCGGTACCTAGTCCGACACCGACTCCTCAGACGCCGGCAGCGGTTCACGGTCTGGCACCTGGTATGCAGGCAATAATGAATTACCAAGCCAGCTTTGACCGAGCGATCGTTGCCCGCACGGCAGTGGGATCTCTCGAACGGAGTTTCACGCTTCCGATCGAATTGAGCGGTGTGTCATTGACTATTAATGGGGTCGCCTGCGGATTGAGTTCGGTGGGACGTCATAAGATCGAATTCGTTTTACCGACAAGCTTGGCGTCATCGTCGGCCGGAACCGTCTATTCGATGGTGTTGAACAACAATGGTGTTCAGATGAAGACAGATGTGACGCTGGTTCCGGCTCGGCCCGATATATTTAATGTGGCCGGGATCATCGCCCCCGGAGGTCGAGCAAAGATCGAAAACGTCACTAATCGGGTACACACTACTGAACCGTTTACCGTGACCACCCTACGCATAAGACCGCCGGGCCGGACTGCGACAGTATTGCGAGTTTACCTGACCGGCGCTCAAAATTCGATCGTCGGTAATACAAGTGTGCGGGTAGGTGAATTCGGCTTGTTGCCAACAACTATTCAATCGAATGCGGTAATGGTCGCTCCGGGTGTTTACACCATCGATTTCCTGCTTGATAAGGGAATGGACATGGGCGGTGACCAACCGATAATCGTGACTATATTTTTGGACGGGGTTGCGTACACATCGAGGCTTGATGACACGACAAGTTTCTTTAAGATCTTGTAA
- a CDS encoding branched-chain amino acid transaminase: MKISPKVWKNGQFIDWDDARIHVMSHVVNYGSSVFEGIRCYDTAKGPAVFRLPEHMQRLINSAKIYRMESPFSRKEYCDSTVELIRQSGLDECYIRPIIFRGLDEVKPAFGVNPFPNPIEAYIATWEWGKYLGDEALESGIDVCVSSWTRITSNSMPAMAKAGANYMNSQLIKMEALLGGFSEGIALDDRGYVSEGSGENIFLVNGGKLITPPLGASILPGITRDSIIQIARELGIEVIETTIQRAALYLADELFFTGTAAEVTPIRTVDRITVGSGKRGEITKRLQEEFFGVIRAERPAPSGKDWLTFVRSKDEKSGGSVAGS, from the coding sequence ATGAAAATTTCTCCGAAGGTTTGGAAAAACGGTCAATTTATAGATTGGGATGACGCCCGAATACACGTGATGTCACACGTCGTCAATTACGGATCCAGTGTTTTTGAGGGTATACGATGTTATGACACCGCGAAAGGTCCGGCGGTTTTCAGACTGCCTGAACATATGCAGCGTTTGATCAATTCCGCCAAGATCTACCGCATGGAATCGCCTTTTTCGCGAAAAGAGTATTGTGATTCTACGGTAGAACTTATACGCCAGAGCGGTCTCGACGAATGTTACATTCGTCCGATCATTTTCCGCGGATTGGATGAGGTGAAGCCTGCCTTTGGAGTCAACCCCTTCCCCAATCCGATCGAAGCGTATATAGCAACTTGGGAATGGGGCAAGTATCTTGGCGACGAGGCACTAGAAAGTGGAATAGATGTATGTGTGTCGAGTTGGACCCGCATTACATCCAATTCGATGCCGGCAATGGCAAAAGCCGGAGCGAATTATATGAATTCTCAGTTGATCAAAATGGAGGCGTTGCTCGGCGGATTTTCTGAAGGCATCGCTCTCGATGATCGTGGATATGTTTCAGAAGGTTCGGGCGAGAATATATTCCTGGTCAATGGCGGAAAACTGATCACGCCCCCGCTCGGTGCGTCTATATTGCCCGGCATCACGCGCGACTCGATAATCCAAATCGCACGCGAACTCGGGATCGAAGTCATCGAAACCACGATTCAACGCGCGGCGTTATATCTGGCAGACGAGCTATTTTTCACGGGAACTGCTGCGGAAGTTACCCCTATTCGGACTGTGGACAGGATCACGGTGGGTTCGGGCAAACGTGGCGAGATCACCAAACGACTTCAGGAAGAATTCTTCGGCGTTATAAGGGCTGAACGACCTGCACCGTCTGGAAAAGATTGGTTAACCTTCGTACGTTCTAAAGATGAAAAAAGCGGCGGAAGTGTAGCGGGTTCCTAG